A single Xylanimonas cellulosilytica DSM 15894 DNA region contains:
- a CDS encoding DUF4231 domain-containing protein translates to MTIEQVWEQQQRWSAVAERLRSALQRARIANLCLIVLGSVTAVTVASGRLPAVPARWIGGLSAVSLSAAAFIQAQFLTSARVRQRLTARVTAESLKSLTYMYLVGAASFARPDRDKELARKLRSIEDRTDGDAFLLAEECATGPELPKVSSLVDYSAARVRSQRDWHARRAAEHHIAGRRWRYVQLADTLAAGALAAVGGAVEGLQVSAWVGALATIAAAVAAHVAGEQHERIAGSYVRTARSLDVLLANFDPGEPPSRRGGFVSKVEAVIAKQTDAWVELLEL, encoded by the coding sequence ATGACAATCGAGCAGGTTTGGGAACAGCAACAACGGTGGTCGGCGGTCGCCGAGCGGCTGCGGAGCGCGCTGCAGCGGGCGCGGATCGCGAACCTCTGCCTGATCGTCCTCGGCTCGGTGACAGCCGTCACCGTCGCGTCCGGGCGGCTGCCCGCCGTCCCGGCTCGGTGGATCGGTGGGCTGAGCGCAGTGTCCCTGTCGGCAGCGGCATTCATCCAGGCGCAGTTCCTGACCTCTGCGCGGGTGCGTCAGCGACTGACCGCGCGCGTTACCGCCGAGTCGCTGAAGAGCCTGACGTACATGTATCTCGTCGGCGCCGCTTCCTTCGCGCGGCCGGACCGCGACAAGGAGCTCGCGCGCAAGCTGCGCTCGATCGAGGATCGAACAGACGGCGACGCCTTCCTGCTCGCTGAGGAATGTGCCACGGGTCCCGAGCTACCCAAGGTGTCCTCGCTCGTGGACTACTCGGCAGCTCGCGTGCGCAGTCAGAGGGACTGGCACGCCCGGCGTGCGGCAGAGCACCATATCGCGGGCCGACGGTGGCGCTACGTGCAGCTCGCTGACACCCTCGCCGCGGGCGCACTGGCGGCAGTCGGGGGCGCGGTCGAGGGCCTCCAGGTTTCGGCGTGGGTCGGTGCACTGGCGACGATCGCGGCGGCGGTCGCCGCGCACGTGGCAGGCGAACAGCATGAGCGGATTGCCGGGTCATACGTACGCACCGCCCGTAGCCTGGACGTCCTGCTTGCCAACTTTGATCCAGGCGAGCCACCGTCCAGGCGTGGCGGGTTCGTCTCGAAGGTCGAGGCGGTCATCGCCAAGCAGACCGACGCCTGGGTGGAACTCCTGGAGTTGTAG